The Akkermansia muciniphila genome contains a region encoding:
- a CDS encoding DoxX family protein, whose translation MDTIDSITIIAAAWGLLVLRLTLAMILWPHGAQKVLGWFGGAGWNGTYLAFTEKMGIPPFFAKVAMVTEFVAPICMALGFFTRLAALGAIILMAVAMTKHVKNGYFANWSGKKAGEGVEFHLLYAGCALALLLTGPGPWSVDAWFMNIFHVIFG comes from the coding sequence ATGGATACCATTGATTCCATTACCATCATCGCGGCGGCATGGGGGCTGCTGGTCCTCCGGCTTACTCTGGCCATGATCCTGTGGCCCCACGGCGCCCAGAAGGTGCTCGGCTGGTTCGGCGGCGCGGGATGGAATGGAACCTACCTGGCCTTTACGGAAAAAATGGGCATTCCGCCCTTCTTTGCGAAAGTGGCCATGGTCACGGAATTCGTCGCGCCCATCTGCATGGCGCTGGGCTTCTTCACCCGCCTAGCGGCCCTGGGCGCCATCATCCTGATGGCCGTCGCCATGACCAAGCACGTCAAGAATGGCTACTTTGCCAACTGGTCCGGGAAAAAGGCCGGGGAAGGCGTGGAATTCCACCTTCTTTATGCGGGCTGCGCCCTTGCCCTGCTGCTGACAGGCCCCGGCCCATGGTCCGTGGACGCCTGGTTCATGAACATTTTCCACGTGATCTTCGGCTAA
- a CDS encoding prenyltransferase/squalene oxidase repeat-containing protein, with protein sequence MFKSVLTLTLAAALGTAAFGQTTLTAVPGEAASSKYASISQEILRAIEKGNEYLKSKQNPEGYWAQPSYPALTALAVTAYMRDPANQGKPVPEYIRKGYDFILKSQKEDGSIFNRGMSSYNTAVCMMALLAANKEEYAPAILKGRAYLIKQQNHFAPDNPYNGGIGYGDKQAPPIADLSNTSLALEAIYYSQKLAKDGKYGEQPDLDWNAATEFINRCQQNPAVNKEPWVSDDKSQLGGFVYRPGVASAKDKKSAAFDKAEPPKAYGSMTYAGMQSLIYANVDKNDPRVKLALKWLENSYNLDENPGMGVQGLYYYYQAMSKALSAMGIDTLTLEDGRKVDWRDELAGKLISIQKSDGSWVNTNNRWWEADPVLVTAYCVLALEQLYHSIPR encoded by the coding sequence ATGTTTAAATCTGTACTTACATTAACGCTGGCCGCCGCGCTGGGCACAGCCGCCTTCGGCCAGACCACCCTGACGGCCGTTCCCGGAGAAGCGGCCTCCTCCAAATACGCCTCCATCAGCCAGGAAATCCTGCGCGCCATTGAAAAGGGAAACGAATACCTGAAGAGCAAGCAGAACCCGGAAGGCTACTGGGCGCAGCCCTCCTACCCGGCCCTGACGGCCCTGGCAGTCACCGCCTACATGCGCGACCCCGCCAACCAGGGCAAGCCCGTTCCGGAATACATCCGGAAGGGGTATGACTTCATCCTGAAATCCCAGAAGGAGGACGGCTCCATCTTCAACCGCGGCATGTCCTCCTATAACACCGCCGTGTGCATGATGGCCCTGCTGGCCGCCAACAAGGAGGAATACGCCCCCGCCATCCTCAAGGGCCGCGCCTACCTCATCAAGCAGCAGAACCACTTTGCCCCGGACAACCCCTACAACGGCGGCATCGGCTACGGGGACAAGCAGGCCCCCCCCATCGCGGACCTTTCCAACACCTCCCTGGCGCTGGAAGCCATTTACTACTCCCAGAAGCTGGCCAAGGACGGAAAGTACGGGGAACAGCCGGACCTGGACTGGAACGCCGCCACGGAATTCATCAACCGCTGCCAGCAGAACCCCGCCGTGAACAAGGAACCCTGGGTGTCTGATGACAAATCCCAGCTCGGCGGCTTCGTGTACCGTCCGGGCGTAGCCAGCGCCAAGGATAAAAAGAGCGCCGCGTTTGACAAGGCGGAGCCGCCCAAGGCCTACGGCAGCATGACGTATGCCGGCATGCAGTCCCTCATTTACGCCAATGTGGACAAGAATGACCCCCGCGTCAAGCTGGCCCTCAAATGGCTGGAAAACAGCTACAACCTGGATGAAAACCCCGGCATGGGCGTCCAGGGCCTTTACTATTACTACCAGGCCATGTCCAAGGCGCTGAGCGCCATGGGTATTGACACTCTGACGCTGGAAGACGGCCGCAAGGTGGACTGGCGGGATGAACTGGCCGGCAAGCTCATCTCCATCCAGAAGAGCGACGGCTCCTGGGTAAACACCAACAACCGCTGGTGGGAGGCGGACCCCGTGCTGGTCACCGCCTACTGCGTGCTGGCTCTGGAACAACTGTACCACTCCATTCCCCGGTAA
- a CDS encoding KpsF/GutQ family sugar-phosphate isomerase, which translates to MNHLTRAKSVFEMEIEELRGVLSRLDDNFNQAVDLMSRALDRGNKIVIVGVGKSGNIGAKIVATLNSTGTPTVLLDSLNALHGDLGIVQDGDVCIAMSFSGETTELLALLPFIKRFELPIISMTGNTASSLAKYSDIVLDTGVSREACPLNLAPTSSTTAMLVMGDALAMALVEARHFTARDFAKRHPGGSLGRALLTKVGDIMRKGEEMAILPETASVNDCLKAMTTAHTGACILLTADNKLAGIFTHGDFVRAYGANPLIGEQPVSGLMTRNPIYVMEDDLAAEAVKAVSNRHIDDLVVLNAEMAPVGIIDLQDLARMKLV; encoded by the coding sequence ATGAATCATTTAACACGCGCCAAATCCGTTTTTGAAATGGAGATTGAAGAACTGCGCGGCGTCCTGTCCCGGCTGGATGACAATTTCAACCAGGCCGTGGACCTCATGTCCCGGGCGCTGGACCGCGGCAACAAGATTGTCATTGTAGGCGTGGGCAAATCCGGCAACATCGGGGCCAAAATCGTAGCCACCCTGAATTCCACGGGAACGCCCACCGTCCTGCTGGATTCCCTGAACGCCCTGCACGGGGATCTGGGCATTGTCCAGGACGGGGACGTCTGCATCGCGATGTCCTTTTCCGGGGAGACCACGGAACTGCTGGCCCTTCTCCCCTTCATCAAACGCTTTGAACTGCCTATCATTTCCATGACGGGCAATACGGCCTCCTCCCTGGCGAAGTACTCAGACATCGTGCTGGACACGGGCGTTTCCCGTGAAGCCTGCCCGCTGAACCTGGCCCCCACCTCCAGTACTACGGCCATGCTCGTCATGGGGGACGCCCTGGCCATGGCCCTGGTGGAAGCGCGCCACTTCACCGCGCGGGACTTCGCCAAACGCCATCCCGGCGGCTCCCTGGGCCGCGCCCTGCTCACCAAGGTGGGCGACATCATGCGAAAGGGAGAAGAAATGGCCATCCTGCCGGAAACCGCCTCCGTGAACGACTGCCTGAAGGCCATGACCACCGCCCACACCGGCGCCTGCATCCTGCTGACGGCGGACAACAAGCTGGCCGGCATCTTCACCCACGGGGACTTTGTCCGGGCATACGGAGCCAATCCCCTCATCGGGGAGCAGCCCGTCAGCGGCCTGATGACCCGCAACCCCATCTACGTGATGGAAGACGACCTGGCCGCCGAGGCGGTAAAAGCCGTCAGCAACCGCCACATTGACGACCTGGTGGTGCTCAACGCAGAGATGGCTCCCGTAGGCATCATTGACCTTCAGGACCTCGCCAGAATGAAACTGGTCTAA
- a CDS encoding HesA/MoeB/ThiF family protein, whose product MPLTQEETERYARHLSLPELGEEGQEKLKRAHVALTGLGGLGSPAALYLAAAGVGSITLIDPDTVSLSNLQRQILHATDAEGTAKTASAARSLRALNPAVNVMEVRTRLTPENAGSLLEGCHLVLDASDNYAARFAMADAACALRLPLVYGAVKGFLGQVAVFAPHEGTACYRCLFPSGTPMEEEDTASAAGILGAHAGMIGCIQALEAVKYLAGIPSPLVGAMLSADTLRMRFTTVPLAPNPACKCRENGREGAAMKN is encoded by the coding sequence ATGCCCCTCACCCAGGAAGAAACCGAACGCTACGCAAGGCATCTTTCCCTTCCGGAACTGGGTGAGGAGGGCCAGGAAAAACTCAAACGGGCGCACGTCGCCCTGACGGGCCTCGGGGGACTTGGTTCCCCCGCGGCCCTTTATCTTGCCGCCGCAGGTGTGGGCAGCATCACCCTGATTGACCCGGACACGGTCAGCCTCTCCAACCTCCAGCGGCAAATCCTGCACGCCACGGATGCGGAGGGTACGGCCAAGACCGCCAGCGCCGCCCGGAGCCTACGCGCATTAAACCCCGCCGTGAACGTCATGGAAGTCCGCACCCGGCTCACGCCGGAGAACGCCGGGAGCCTGCTGGAGGGGTGCCACCTTGTCCTGGACGCTTCAGACAATTACGCGGCGCGCTTCGCCATGGCGGACGCCGCCTGCGCCCTGCGCCTTCCCCTGGTGTACGGAGCCGTGAAAGGGTTCCTGGGCCAGGTAGCCGTATTCGCCCCCCATGAGGGCACCGCCTGCTACCGCTGCCTCTTTCCCTCCGGCACGCCCATGGAGGAGGAAGACACCGCCTCCGCCGCCGGCATCCTGGGCGCGCATGCGGGCATGATCGGCTGCATCCAGGCGCTGGAAGCGGTAAAATACCTTGCCGGCATTCCCTCCCCGCTGGTGGGGGCCATGCTTTCCGCAGATACGCTGCGCATGCGTTTCACCACCGTTCCCCTGGCGCCCAATCCCGCGTGCAAATGCCGGGAAAACGGGCGTGAGGGAGCCGCAATGAAAAATTGA
- a CDS encoding YdjY domain-containing protein, translated as MFLKFTITLLACSWGLAHAQDVSTPAGAPEAPAPEEAPREIPLPDGKTVPKFEPLDEHRIKIGNVIVNHKERTVSFQAQVNMKEGILEYVCCMPNGKLHESLLVTEADPLHISLGMTLLKFHRFEKFFPVRDENFEWLPFTEPKPADYADCYVQVVMTYTENGKEQKSDFSDIVVNSQTRKGLDPNDWLYTNSFFYEGAYQASLSGEVISIFASRTSPINYIGDFHDGVNDTGWIVNPKKNLPLGTNVTVTISQKPVQPKQ; from the coding sequence ATGTTCCTGAAATTTACGATCACCCTGCTTGCCTGCTCCTGGGGCCTTGCCCATGCGCAGGACGTCTCCACCCCCGCGGGCGCCCCGGAGGCCCCTGCGCCGGAGGAAGCCCCGCGGGAAATCCCCCTGCCGGACGGCAAAACGGTCCCCAAGTTCGAGCCCCTGGACGAGCACCGCATCAAGATCGGCAACGTGATCGTGAACCACAAGGAACGCACCGTCAGCTTCCAGGCCCAGGTGAACATGAAAGAGGGCATTCTGGAATACGTCTGCTGCATGCCCAACGGCAAGCTGCATGAATCCCTGCTGGTGACGGAGGCGGACCCCCTGCACATCAGCCTGGGCATGACGCTGCTCAAATTCCACCGCTTTGAAAAGTTCTTCCCCGTGCGGGATGAAAACTTTGAATGGCTCCCCTTCACGGAGCCCAAGCCCGCGGACTATGCGGACTGCTACGTGCAGGTCGTCATGACCTACACGGAGAACGGCAAGGAGCAGAAGAGCGACTTTTCCGACATCGTCGTAAATTCCCAGACGCGGAAGGGGCTGGACCCCAACGACTGGCTTTACACCAACTCCTTCTTTTACGAAGGCGCCTACCAGGCCAGCCTGAGCGGTGAAGTAATCTCCATCTTCGCCAGCCGCACTTCCCCCATCAACTACATCGGCGACTTCCATGACGGCGTCAACGACACGGGCTGGATCGTCAACCCGAAGAAGAACCTGCCCCTGGGCACGAACGTCACCGTCACCATTTCCCAGAAACCGGTCCAACCCAAGCAATAA
- a CDS encoding DUF308 domain-containing protein, producing MTTQPQVSSSSVSGNSWWMGILGVIELFLGFIALASPWIVGASFIWVIGIMLMILAVVRLIHTFTVPSSRWWNLVTAILYGIAGWFLFKDPNVSLAITTLIIGWGLVIAAVFQGAIWFQTRSLPASGWRLFNVIITLILGLMVIFGWPESTAWFIGTLIAVELIFSGWTLLLYAFSGSSSRR from the coding sequence ATGACAACTCAACCTCAAGTCAGCAGCTCCTCGGTATCCGGCAACTCATGGTGGATGGGTATCCTTGGCGTCATCGAGCTATTTCTTGGCTTCATCGCCCTCGCTTCTCCCTGGATTGTCGGGGCCAGCTTCATCTGGGTCATCGGCATCATGCTGATGATCCTGGCCGTCGTCCGGCTTATCCACACCTTCACCGTTCCCTCCTCCCGCTGGTGGAACCTGGTGACGGCCATCCTGTACGGCATCGCGGGCTGGTTCCTGTTCAAGGATCCCAATGTCTCCCTGGCCATCACCACGCTCATCATCGGGTGGGGGCTGGTCATCGCAGCCGTCTTCCAGGGTGCCATCTGGTTCCAGACCCGTTCCCTGCCCGCCAGCGGCTGGCGCCTGTTCAACGTCATCATCACGCTGATCCTGGGCCTCATGGTCATCTTCGGCTGGCCTGAATCCACAGCCTGGTTCATCGGCACCCTGATTGCGGTGGAACTGATCTTCTCCGGCTGGACACTGCTCCTGTACGCTTTCAGCGGCAGCTCCTCCCGCCGTTAA